The following proteins are encoded in a genomic region of Cryptomeria japonica chromosome 11, Sugi_1.0, whole genome shotgun sequence:
- the LOC131860063 gene encoding putative UPF0481 protein At3g02645: MTVPKVGVSQWLEQIKNTQKQGEEQGLASHVHPYIFTIPEPLCIERPDAYIPQVVSLGPYHHLKLELFESERYKSKLTIQVEKKAKGGAFEDLVKDLTDIAGEIRNSYNDEIECGDEVLGWMMARDAVFILEFIGCYDQYESPRIQQTNPYFQNMEAVFHPERKSPLFFPLQADIFKLENQIPLFILKKVLEWQTGSDSQALDRLQMTISSACKNFSPFKHVGDSYRSYTRESYNDLLDERHILECLYNFIVPKTNPARTSVTIGDDHNEIVPRSAVFKFLHQMTSRFRGLLSQKSRKAEINLPAAAELHRRGVKFSPFTWASEEIRFDRASSTLFLPCIEMDYKTDVFLRNMVALEAFMKWKSRVFTCYADLMDRLVDTPNDVAVLKKYGIIRSSLGSDKEISILWNGIRRSIWRSPYDPIDNTINAVNEYYRSRYGVLFGELVQEHFSKPWRAASVMGACTLLILTFVQTLLSYFQLHQQCECKCT; this comes from the coding sequence ATGACAGTTCCTAAAGTGGGGGTTTCTCAATGGCTGGAACAAATAAAGAACACACAAAAGCAGGGAGAAGAACAAGGCTTGGCATCTCATGTGCATCCATATATCTTCACCATACCAGAGCCCCTGTGTATTGAAAGGCCAGACGCGTATATACCACAGGTAGTTTCTCTTGGACCATACCATCATCTTAAACTCGAACTGTTTGAGTCTGAAAGATACAAATCTAAGCTTACTATACAAGTTGAGAAAAAAGCAAAGGGAGGGGCTTTTGAGGATTTGGTTAAAGATCTAACTGATATTGCAGGGGAGATAAGGAACAGCTACAATGATGAAATTGAATGTGGAGATGAAGTATTAGGATGGATGATGGCTCGAGATGCTGTATTTATCCTGGAGTTCATTGGTTGTTATGACCAATATGAAAGCCCTAGAATTCAACAGACAAACCCTTATTTTCAGAACATGGAAGCTGTTTTTCATCCAGAAAGGAAGAGCCCTTTGTTCTTCCCACTTCAGGCTGATATATTTAAGCTGGAGAACCAAATCCCACTTTTCATTTTGAAAAAAGTTTTGGAATGGCAAACTGGGTCAGATAGTCAAGCTTTAGACAGGCTTCAAATGACTATTTCAAGTGCCTGTAAAAATTTCTCCCCTTTCAAGCATGTTGGAGATTCTTATCGTTCTTATACAAGAGAATCCTACAATGATTTGCTTGATGAGAGACACATACTGGAATGCCTTTATAATTTCATCGTGCCGAAGACAAATCCTGCTCGGACTAGTGTCACCATCGGAGATGATCATAATGAAATTGTACCCAGGAGCGCTGTTTTTAAGTTTCTTCATCAGATGACATCAAGATTTAGGGGGCTTTTGTCTCAAAAATCACGTAAAGCTGAAATAAATCTCCCAGCAGCAGCAGAATTACACAGGAGAGGGGTGAAATTTTCTCCTTTCACTTGGGCATCCGAAGAGATAAGGTTTGATAGAGCCAGCTCTACATTGTTCCTCCCTTGTATAGAGATGGATTACAAAACAGATGTTTTCTTGAGGAATATGGTGGCACTGGAAGCATTCATGAAGTGGAAAAGTAGAGTGTTTACTTGCTATGCAGACCTGATGGACAGATTGGTCGACACTCCTAATGATGTTGCAGTTCTGAAGAAATATGGTATCATCCGTAGTAGTTTAGGAAGTGATAAAGAGATAAGCATTCTATGGAATGGTATCCGCAGATCAATATGGAGGAGCCCATATGATCCTATCGACAATACAATCAATGCTGTAAATGAATATTACAGAAGTAGGTATGGAGTTCTATTTGGTGAACTCGTACAAGAACATTTTTCAAAGCCATGGCGAGCTGCATCAGTGATGGGAGCATGCACTTTGCTCATTCTGACTTTCGTGCAGACATTATTATCATATTTTCAACTTcatcaacaatgtgaatgcaagtGCACATAA